A region of Desulfolithobacter dissulfuricans DNA encodes the following proteins:
- a CDS encoding fatty acid CoA ligase family protein, with protein sequence MTEYNIAGALVRVAADRGDEIGLVVPQGNGSYRSWSFGELEQTARRFAAGLRDVGVGQGDRVMLMVRPSMEFVCLTFALFRLGAVVILIDPGMGWKNLLRCIGSVRPAVLVGIPRAQLLARLFPGPFVTVRSRICVGSSPLHIFGHSLAAITPGAPAGDIFVHAASEDSAAIIFTTGSTGPPKGVRYSHGVFHAQLRLIRDYYGIRPGDVDQPGFPLFGLFSVALGARAVIPDMDPTRPARVDPARFIRSILDQGVTYSFGSPAIWNVVSRYCLERGIRLPVQKILMAGAPVSGELIARVAKIMAPGGEIHTPYGATESLPVASITGREILAETWPQTRKGKGTCVGRPLPGIDIRIMEPVDGPVGDFRVVREMAPGKIGEIMVRGPVVTRAYDGNEEENRQAKIPDRDGFWHRMGDMGYLDDQGRLWFCGRKAHRVLTEQGVLYSVCCEAIFNEHPSVFRSALVGVGEPGKQRPVLVVELKDKKIDRKELVGELRALAGANDLTREIETFLVHPEFPVDIRHNAKIFRERLAEWAGRKLQSGPCSRRDGL encoded by the coding sequence ATGACTGAGTACAACATAGCCGGTGCCCTGGTCCGGGTCGCGGCGGACCGGGGAGACGAGATCGGCCTTGTGGTCCCGCAGGGGAACGGTTCGTACCGGAGCTGGAGTTTCGGTGAGTTGGAGCAGACCGCCCGTCGGTTTGCTGCCGGACTCAGAGATGTCGGGGTGGGGCAGGGTGACCGGGTCATGCTCATGGTTCGGCCGTCCATGGAGTTTGTCTGCCTCACCTTTGCCCTCTTTCGCCTGGGTGCGGTGGTGATTCTCATTGATCCGGGTATGGGCTGGAAGAACCTGCTTCGCTGCATCGGTTCGGTCCGGCCGGCGGTTCTTGTCGGCATCCCCCGGGCTCAGCTGCTGGCCCGGCTCTTTCCCGGCCCCTTTGTCACCGTGCGTTCACGCATCTGCGTCGGGTCGTCTCCTCTGCACATATTTGGTCACAGTCTGGCTGCCATCACCCCTGGTGCTCCAGCCGGGGATATCTTTGTTCACGCCGCCAGCGAGGATTCGGCCGCCATCATCTTCACCACTGGTTCCACCGGGCCGCCCAAGGGGGTTCGATACAGCCACGGGGTTTTCCACGCCCAGCTTCGCCTCATCCGCGATTACTACGGTATCCGGCCGGGGGATGTGGATCAGCCGGGATTTCCGCTTTTCGGACTGTTTTCCGTTGCCCTGGGGGCCCGGGCGGTGATTCCCGACATGGACCCCACCCGGCCGGCCCGGGTGGATCCGGCCCGGTTTATCCGCTCCATCCTGGATCAGGGGGTCACCTATTCCTTTGGCTCGCCGGCCATCTGGAACGTGGTCAGCCGGTATTGCCTGGAGCGGGGAATTCGCCTGCCGGTGCAAAAGATACTCATGGCCGGAGCACCGGTTTCCGGGGAGCTCATTGCCCGGGTGGCGAAGATCATGGCGCCGGGAGGGGAGATCCATACCCCCTACGGGGCCACCGAGAGTCTGCCCGTGGCCTCGATCACCGGCCGGGAAATACTTGCCGAGACCTGGCCGCAGACCCGAAAGGGCAAGGGCACCTGCGTGGGACGGCCCCTGCCCGGTATTGATATCCGGATCATGGAACCCGTGGATGGGCCTGTCGGTGATTTCAGGGTTGTACGGGAGATGGCGCCGGGGAAGATCGGCGAGATCATGGTCCGCGGGCCGGTGGTCACCCGGGCCTATGACGGCAACGAAGAGGAGAACAGGCAGGCCAAGATCCCGGACCGGGACGGTTTCTGGCACCGGATGGGGGATATGGGCTACCTGGACGACCAGGGGCGACTCTGGTTTTGCGGTCGCAAGGCCCATCGGGTCCTGACAGAGCAGGGGGTGCTCTACTCGGTCTGTTGCGAGGCCATCTTCAATGAGCATCCGTCGGTGTTCCGTTCCGCGCTGGTGGGGGTGGGCGAACCAGGAAAGCAGCGCCCGGTGCTGGTGGTTGAGCTGAAGGATAAAAAGATCGACAGGAAGGAGCTTGTGGGCGAGCTCCGGGCCCTGGCAGGGGCCAATGATCTGACCCGTGAGATAGAGACCTTTCTCGTTCATCCGGAATTTCCAGTGGATATACGTCACAATGCCAAAATATTTCGGGAACGGCTGGCCGAGTGGGCCGGGAGGAAGCTCCAGTCCGGTCCGTGTAGCCGGCGGGACGGACTCTGA
- a CDS encoding alpha/beta fold hydrolase encodes MVATLELAGYPFRPKRYQLRDGAAMSYVDEGQGEVVVMVHGNPSWSYLYRDLISALAPQYRCIAPDHIGCGLSDKPQNYPYRLSQHIDNLEALLDHLDVRSCVLVVHDWGGAIGLGWAGRHADRVKGVVVLNTAAFLARRIPLRISLCRMPLLGPLIVRGLNGFAWPATFMAVRRKMQPAVQKGFLYPYDNWQSRVAILRFVQDIPMHPRHPSWETLVAVEQGLFRLVDKPMQICWGGRDFCFNRFFYKEWCRRFPAARARYFPEAGHYVLEDAGEEIIPLVQYFLMSCHD; translated from the coding sequence ATGGTAGCAACGCTGGAACTGGCCGGGTATCCTTTTCGGCCGAAAAGATATCAGCTCCGGGATGGCGCTGCCATGTCCTACGTGGACGAGGGACAGGGAGAGGTTGTGGTCATGGTCCATGGCAATCCTTCCTGGTCGTATCTCTACCGGGATCTGATCTCTGCCCTGGCGCCGCAGTACCGCTGTATCGCCCCGGATCATATCGGTTGTGGTCTGTCCGACAAGCCCCAGAATTACCCATACCGGCTCAGCCAGCACATCGACAACCTGGAAGCCCTGCTCGATCACCTGGATGTCCGGAGCTGCGTGCTGGTGGTGCATGACTGGGGTGGGGCCATCGGCCTGGGCTGGGCCGGGCGTCATGCGGACCGGGTGAAGGGGGTGGTGGTCCTCAATACGGCAGCCTTTCTCGCCAGGCGTATCCCCCTGCGGATCAGTCTTTGCCGCATGCCGCTGCTGGGACCGCTCATTGTCCGCGGCCTGAACGGCTTTGCCTGGCCGGCCACCTTCATGGCGGTTCGCCGGAAGATGCAGCCGGCGGTGCAAAAGGGTTTTCTCTATCCCTATGACAACTGGCAGAGCCGGGTGGCAATACTTCGCTTTGTCCAGGATATCCCCATGCATCCCCGCCACCCATCCTGGGAGACCCTGGTGGCCGTGGAGCAGGGGTTGTTCAGGCTGGTCGACAAACCCATGCAGATATGCTGGGGTGGGCGGGATTTCTGTTTCAACCGCTTTTTTTACAAGGAGTGGTGTCGCCGCTTTCCCGCCGCCCGGGCCCGTTATTTTCCCGAGGCGGGTCATTACGTGCTTGAAGATGCCGGGGAAGAGATCATTCCCCTGGTCCAATACTTTCTGATGTCCTGTCATGACTGA